A genomic stretch from Sphingomonas faeni includes:
- a CDS encoding JAB domain-containing protein: protein MPPLPELSPRIAGLDAARALFACLRDATVETVAVAYLDPNRRLLGMRHVVGGRDRVAISIRTVAVDALAFGAVGVVMAHNHPSGDATPSGRDVAFTRALAAGLRTLEVVLLDHLVIAGDEVTSLRAMGVV from the coding sequence GTGCCGCCGCTGCCCGAGCTTTCCCCACGTATCGCCGGCCTTGATGCGGCGCGAGCGCTGTTCGCTTGCTTGCGTGATGCCACGGTCGAGACGGTGGCGGTCGCGTATCTTGATCCGAATCGGAGGCTTCTCGGGATGCGGCATGTCGTCGGGGGGCGGGATCGGGTGGCGATCTCGATCCGCACGGTCGCGGTGGATGCGCTGGCGTTCGGGGCGGTGGGCGTCGTGATGGCGCACAACCATCCGAGCGGGGATGCGACGCCGAGTGGGCGCGATGTGGCGTTCACGCGGGCGCTGGCGGCGGGGTTGCGGACGTTGGAGGTGGTGTTGCTGGATCATCTCGTAATCGCGGGGGACGAGGTGACGAGCCTGCGGGCGATGGGGGTGGTGTAG
- a CDS encoding class I SAM-dependent methyltransferase yields MLTPVFLLAACDGTKPLIKREPKEPVFPAADRPVASIVSSRWSNEEARDRLNEAGEVMNKAEIRKGMTVADIGAGEGYYTIRMAARVGKEGRVLAEDIVASVRDTLAERVAREDLANVSVKLGEANDPKLPEASFDRVLMVHMYHEIEQPYEFLWRLRPSLKPDGLVVVVDANRRTENHGTPPALLKCEFAAVGYTQVDMDDMPSAGGYLATFRATGPRPAPEAIRACRLK; encoded by the coding sequence ATGCTGACGCCGGTGTTCCTGCTGGCCGCGTGTGACGGGACCAAGCCGCTGATCAAGCGCGAGCCCAAGGAACCGGTGTTCCCCGCCGCCGACCGTCCGGTCGCGTCGATCGTATCGTCGCGCTGGTCGAACGAAGAGGCCCGCGACCGACTGAACGAAGCCGGCGAGGTGATGAACAAGGCCGAGATCCGCAAGGGCATGACGGTCGCGGACATCGGTGCGGGCGAAGGGTACTATACGATCCGCATGGCCGCGCGCGTCGGCAAGGAAGGCCGCGTGCTGGCGGAGGACATCGTCGCGAGCGTCCGCGACACACTGGCGGAACGCGTCGCGCGCGAGGATCTGGCGAACGTCAGCGTGAAGCTGGGCGAGGCGAACGATCCCAAGCTGCCCGAGGCGAGCTTCGACCGGGTGCTGATGGTGCACATGTATCACGAGATCGAGCAGCCCTACGAGTTCCTCTGGCGGTTGCGGCCGTCGTTGAAGCCGGACGGGCTGGTGGTGGTGGTCGATGCGAACCGCCGGACTGAGAACCACGGCACGCCACCGGCGCTGCTGAAGTGCGAGTTCGCGGCGGTAGGGTACACGCAGGTGGACATGGACGACATGCCGTCGGCGGGCGGATATCTGGCCACGTTCCGCGCAACCGGCCCGCGGCCGGCTCCGGAAGCGATCCGGGCGTGTCGGTTGAAGTGA
- the prfB gene encoding peptide chain release factor 2 has translation MRAEAQAHVDTINDALALLRRFLDWDRALRRLDELNARVEDQALWSDPKAAQEVMRERRRLDEAISATRAIQSELSDTAELIEMAEAEGDTAMEADGVAALAELAARADRDKIKALLAGEADANDTYIEVNAGAGGTESQDWAGMLSRMYSRWGERHGLKVELIDQHSGEQAGIKSATLLLKGENAYGYAKTESGVHRLVRISPYDSAARRHTSFASVWVYPVVDDNIEVEYNESDLRIDTYRASGAGGQHINTTDSAVRITHIPTGIVVQCQNQRSQHKNKAEAYNQLRARLYERELAIRETAANAENAGKTDIGWGHQIRSYVLQPYQMVKDLRTGVVSTSPSDVLDGDLEMFMAAALSQRVTGEAVEVEDVD, from the coding sequence ATGCGCGCCGAAGCGCAGGCTCACGTAGACACCATCAACGACGCGCTGGCGCTGCTGCGCCGCTTCCTCGACTGGGACCGCGCGCTGCGTCGTCTCGACGAGCTGAACGCGCGCGTCGAGGATCAGGCGCTCTGGTCCGATCCCAAGGCCGCGCAGGAGGTGATGCGCGAGCGTCGTCGTCTCGACGAGGCGATCAGCGCGACGCGTGCGATCCAGAGCGAACTCAGCGACACCGCCGAGTTGATCGAGATGGCCGAGGCCGAGGGCGATACCGCGATGGAAGCGGACGGCGTCGCCGCGCTCGCCGAACTCGCCGCGCGTGCAGACAGGGACAAGATCAAGGCGTTGCTGGCCGGCGAGGCCGACGCCAACGACACCTATATCGAGGTGAACGCGGGCGCTGGCGGGACCGAGAGCCAGGACTGGGCCGGCATGCTCAGCCGGATGTATTCGCGCTGGGGTGAGCGCCACGGGCTGAAGGTCGAGCTGATCGACCAGCATTCGGGCGAGCAGGCGGGGATCAAGTCCGCCACGCTGCTGCTCAAGGGCGAGAACGCCTACGGCTATGCCAAGACCGAGAGCGGCGTGCACCGGCTCGTGCGGATCAGTCCGTACGATTCGGCGGCGCGGCGGCATACGTCGTTCGCCAGCGTCTGGGTGTACCCGGTCGTCGACGACAATATCGAGGTCGAATACAACGAAAGCGACCTGCGGATCGACACGTACCGCGCGTCGGGCGCCGGCGGGCAGCACATTAACACGACCGATTCGGCGGTGCGCATCACGCACATCCCGACCGGGATCGTCGTGCAGTGCCAGAACCAGCGTTCGCAACACAAGAACAAGGCCGAGGCGTACAACCAGCTCCGCGCGCGTCTGTACGAGCGCGAACTCGCGATCCGCGAGACCGCTGCCAACGCGGAAAATGCAGGCAAGACCGATATCGGCTGGGGTCACCAGATCCGTTCGTACGTGCTCCAGCCGTACCAGATGGTGAAGGACCTTCGCACCGGCGTCGTCTCCACAAGCCCGTCGGACGTGCTCGACGGCGATCTCGAAATGTTCATGGCGGCGGCGCTGTCGCAGCGCGTGACGGGCGAGGCGGTCGAAGTGGAGGACGTCGATTGA
- a CDS encoding penicillin-binding protein 1A, whose product MASDPSPNSTTATGRTSDRLRGGFARAWSSRWTKAALALGVLGVVAIFAFWFAVMRDLPSVDTLRTYEPPLPTNVRGIDGAPIHSYARERRVELSYAEYPPLLVKAFLAAEDKSFFEHHGVDYPGLAGAVYDYVTKLGTGKRAKGGSTITQQVAKNLLIGNAYSPSRKLREAVLAYKIEDTLTKPQILELYLNQIALGRNAFGVEAASHAYFDKELDQLDLAQMAYLAILPKGPSNYDPVRNTERAMIRRNYVLNRMVDNGFITPAQRDQANAEPLGAVLRRTPKFESVGGYFVEEVRRQLMAKFGENAKDGPYSVYSGGLWVRTSFDNRLQELAQQALRDGLVRFDSGRGWNGPIRHVEIEDDNWLQPLLNSNIALDYRDWVAAIVTGKDGNAWNLGFRTGKTGTLPRYAAQMAVRGKGGNAFGAIEVGDIIAVAPEGGQFALRAIPKVSGAFVVEEPASGRVLAMQGGFDDRLQAFNRATQAMRQPGSTIKPIVYSAALDNGMTPASIIVDGPFCVYQGARLGQKCFRNFGNSRGAGPHTMRWGIEQSRNLMTVRTAAQTGMPKVVATIKKMGVGDYSPYLSFALGAGETTVGRMVNAYSILANNGKGGPPSLIDFVQDRHGKVIWPENWRPCDRCNAPDWDGKAMPRPVTRQRQVLNAMTAYQMVHITEGVVQRGTAVTLRDLDRPMFGKTGTNNGPTDVWFIGGTPQFVGGLYIGFDTPRNLGGAAQGGTLAAPIFKQFAVKAYEGLPKLPFRAPPGIRMVRIDRGSGRPVYGTWPNTDDPKPAVIWEAFKPESEPRRAARRSDAPPAAATTTTVVKKAEAPRDSDFLQRQGGIY is encoded by the coding sequence ATGGCGTCCGATCCCTCCCCCAACTCGACGACGGCGACAGGCCGCACCAGCGACCGGCTACGCGGCGGGTTCGCGCGCGCCTGGTCGAGCCGTTGGACCAAGGCGGCGCTGGCGCTTGGCGTGCTCGGCGTCGTCGCGATCTTCGCGTTCTGGTTCGCGGTCATGCGCGACCTGCCGTCGGTCGATACGTTGCGCACGTACGAGCCGCCGCTACCGACCAACGTGCGCGGAATCGATGGCGCGCCGATCCACAGCTACGCGCGCGAACGTCGCGTCGAACTGAGCTATGCCGAATATCCGCCGCTGCTGGTGAAGGCATTCCTCGCCGCCGAGGACAAATCGTTCTTCGAGCATCACGGCGTCGATTATCCCGGCCTCGCCGGCGCGGTGTATGACTATGTGACCAAGCTCGGCACCGGCAAGCGCGCCAAGGGCGGATCGACGATCACGCAGCAGGTCGCCAAGAACCTGTTGATCGGCAACGCCTATTCGCCGTCGCGGAAGCTGCGCGAGGCGGTGCTGGCGTACAAGATCGAGGATACGCTCACCAAGCCGCAGATCCTGGAGCTGTACCTCAACCAGATCGCGCTCGGGCGTAACGCGTTCGGCGTCGAGGCGGCGAGCCATGCCTATTTCGACAAGGAGCTCGACCAGCTCGATCTCGCGCAGATGGCGTATCTTGCGATCCTGCCCAAGGGGCCGTCGAACTACGATCCGGTGCGCAATACCGAGCGCGCGATGATCCGGCGCAACTACGTGCTGAACCGGATGGTCGACAACGGCTTCATCACACCCGCGCAGCGCGATCAGGCGAACGCGGAGCCGCTGGGCGCGGTGCTGCGCCGGACGCCGAAGTTCGAGAGCGTCGGCGGGTATTTCGTCGAGGAAGTCCGCCGCCAGCTGATGGCGAAGTTCGGCGAGAACGCAAAGGATGGCCCCTACAGCGTCTATTCGGGCGGCCTGTGGGTGCGAACATCGTTCGACAACCGGTTACAGGAACTGGCGCAGCAGGCGTTGCGCGACGGGCTGGTCCGGTTCGACAGCGGACGCGGCTGGAACGGGCCCATTCGCCATGTCGAGATCGAGGACGACAACTGGCTCCAGCCGTTGCTCAACAGCAATATCGCGCTGGATTACCGCGATTGGGTTGCAGCGATCGTCACCGGCAAGGACGGCAATGCCTGGAACCTCGGCTTCCGTACCGGCAAGACCGGTACATTGCCGCGCTATGCGGCGCAGATGGCGGTCCGCGGCAAGGGCGGCAACGCGTTCGGCGCGATCGAGGTCGGCGACATCATCGCGGTGGCGCCCGAAGGCGGCCAGTTCGCGCTTCGGGCAATCCCGAAGGTCTCGGGTGCGTTCGTCGTCGAGGAGCCGGCTTCGGGCCGCGTGCTGGCGATGCAAGGCGGCTTCGACGACCGGTTGCAGGCGTTCAACCGCGCGACTCAGGCGATGCGCCAGCCGGGCTCCACCATCAAGCCGATCGTCTATTCCGCCGCGCTCGACAACGGCATGACGCCTGCCTCGATCATCGTCGACGGGCCGTTCTGCGTCTATCAGGGCGCGCGGCTCGGGCAGAAATGCTTCCGCAACTTCGGCAATTCGCGCGGCGCCGGGCCGCATACGATGCGCTGGGGTATCGAGCAGTCGCGCAACCTGATGACGGTGCGGACCGCCGCGCAGACCGGCATGCCCAAGGTCGTCGCTACCATCAAGAAGATGGGCGTCGGCGATTACTCCCCCTACCTCTCGTTCGCGCTCGGCGCCGGCGAGACGACCGTGGGACGGATGGTCAACGCGTATTCGATCCTCGCGAACAACGGCAAGGGCGGCCCGCCGTCGCTGATCGACTTCGTCCAGGATCGTCACGGCAAGGTGATCTGGCCGGAGAATTGGCGCCCCTGCGATCGCTGCAATGCGCCCGACTGGGACGGCAAGGCGATGCCCCGCCCGGTCACGCGCCAGCGCCAGGTGCTGAACGCGATGACGGCGTACCAGATGGTCCACATCACCGAGGGCGTCGTCCAGCGCGGCACCGCGGTGACGCTGCGCGATCTCGATCGGCCGATGTTCGGCAAGACCGGCACCAACAATGGACCGACCGACGTGTGGTTCATCGGCGGCACCCCGCAGTTCGTCGGCGGGCTGTATATCGGCTTCGATACGCCGCGGAATTTGGGCGGCGCCGCGCAGGGCGGAACGCTGGCCGCGCCGATCTTCAAGCAGTTCGCGGTGAAGGCATACGAAGGCCTGCCCAAGCTGCCGTTCCGCGCGCCGCCGGGTATTCGCATGGTCCGGATCGATCGCGGGAGTGGCCGCCCGGTCTATGGCACGTGGCCGAACACCGACGATCCGAAGCCCGCGGTGATCTGGGAAGCGTTCAAGCCCGAGAGCGAACCGCGCCGTGCCGCTCGACGTTCCGACGCCCCCCCGGCTGCGGCGACGACCACGACCGTGGTGAAGAAGGCCGAAGCCCCACGCGACAGCGATTTCTTGCAAAGACAAGGCGGAATCTACTAG